The following proteins are co-located in the Microvirga ossetica genome:
- a CDS encoding hemin-degrading factor has protein sequence MTSSNVARVQTPEPFYANGKRSRDLAKELGISEAELLASHDGPEVVRLGVDMASLLKALPDLGEVMSLTRNEAAVHEKVGTFGKITIAGQTGLVLNDAIDLRLFFQHWRTAFAIEIPDEKGPRRSLQIFDETGDAVIKIHLKPASNIAAFDAIRKRFADPSLEFPRIEAPVSDEEASGRDIDVEGFRAAFQAMRDIHEFFPLLKRFGLSRRGSLDVIERDFVRRLDLSATRNLLERASADAVPIMCFVGNRGGIQIHHGPVSTIKIMGPWLNVLDPGFNLHLRQDLVAETWLVRKPTRHGLITSVELYAEDRSLIAQFFGVREEQSPEDPAWRQLAEAL, from the coding sequence ATGACTTCATCGAACGTCGCACGAGTCCAGACGCCGGAACCCTTCTACGCGAACGGCAAGCGCAGCCGCGATCTGGCGAAGGAGCTCGGGATCTCGGAAGCCGAGTTGCTTGCCTCCCATGACGGCCCCGAAGTGGTTCGCCTCGGCGTGGACATGGCCAGCCTGCTCAAGGCTCTGCCGGATCTGGGCGAGGTGATGTCGCTCACCCGGAACGAGGCTGCCGTCCACGAGAAGGTCGGCACGTTCGGCAAGATCACGATCGCGGGCCAGACCGGGCTCGTTCTCAACGATGCCATCGACCTGCGGCTGTTCTTCCAGCATTGGCGCACGGCCTTCGCCATCGAGATCCCGGATGAGAAGGGGCCGCGGCGCAGCCTCCAGATCTTCGACGAGACGGGCGATGCCGTCATCAAGATCCACCTGAAGCCCGCTTCCAATATCGCGGCTTTCGATGCCATCCGAAAGCGTTTCGCCGATCCCTCGCTTGAATTCCCCCGGATCGAAGCGCCCGTTTCGGACGAGGAGGCTTCCGGCCGTGACATCGATGTCGAAGGCTTTCGCGCGGCTTTTCAGGCGATGCGCGACATCCACGAATTCTTCCCGCTCCTGAAGCGATTCGGGCTCAGCCGGCGCGGCAGCCTCGATGTCATCGAGAGAGATTTCGTCCGCCGGCTCGATCTTTCCGCAACGCGCAACCTTCTCGAGCGGGCCTCCGCCGATGCCGTGCCGATCATGTGCTTCGTCGGCAACCGGGGAGGCATCCAGATCCACCACGGCCCCGTCTCGACGATCAAGATCATGGGTCCATGGCTGAACGTTCTCGATCCCGGCTTCAACCTTCATCTTCGCCAGGACCTCGTCGCCGAGACCTGGCTGGTCCGCAAGCCCACTCGCCACGGTCTCATCACCTCGGTCGAGCTCTATGCCGAAGACCGCAGCCTCATCGCGCAGTTCTTCGGCGTTCGCGAGGAACAGAGCCCGGAAGACCCGGCCTGGAGGCAGCTCGCCGAAGCCCTGTGA
- a CDS encoding cadherin domain-containing protein translates to MATPKTITIDASSAAGGINLDTYFATYFQGLKIGSSSYYGGIEDPAPYGYQNGTQVGFRYADAANAATNKQVLIEGENLAYDFAHYGSDKGHGISGTIESITFGTRETPQPAGPTELTGVTADLTISGWDISSEPGAGNNAANPVYNLYNAVRRAGTDAAHITTINAVLDSYAQNILGSDFADTFVATVNDDTVLGGGGNDMIDGGDGNDFAVFSGRRSDYTIVENGDGSFTVTDKRTADSDGADTVSHVENYQFSDTAITSGNLLAQQGAITIDASGADGMDFEAFIRGGFVAGAPAGTRFAFDNSRAFEGEEMLLSFGTSATSKYVLAHGDLAYSFMPHHVVGGTINTIEYGVRGAGAFDSNGYFVGGSAQLKITGLDLFNTKVAGTTTPEEVAEIKANGPVHNFGDFSSPAALGIYADALDKYAQKFIGSSKTDFYAGTIFADTISGGGGDDVFGATKGNDAIDGGNDYDQVVFSGARADYTVTRLADGSYTVALNDGSGTTTLKNVEAATFSDVTLDTVRNVELPGTPPKNVALSKDSALESAQAGETIANFSATDVEGKALEFSLASDAGGLFEIVGTALKVKGKLDYETEKSHKIRVKVSDADGHIVFKEFSIAVGNVDEGPENVSISKSIISETAEVGTRVGVLSAADPEGGTVTYKLTGNPGGYFKLTDGKLTLAKALDYEKNQSHTITVLATDSTGQTTSQKITIAVGDVVESKSGTDRNDTLTGNIGRDKLSGGAGADRLAGNGGNDYLYGGSGNDKLTGGVGADDLWGGSGADTFIFKSIKETTVSGVGRDTIFDFSTRQKDKIDLSAIDANTTKGGNQAFSFIGTKAFGGKAGELRYEKAKSDTYIHGDVNGDKIADFTIHLDDRVSLSKGYFIL, encoded by the coding sequence GTGGCTACACCTAAGACCATCACGATCGACGCATCGAGTGCCGCAGGCGGCATCAATCTCGACACCTATTTCGCGACGTATTTCCAGGGGCTGAAGATAGGCTCGTCGAGCTATTACGGCGGTATCGAGGATCCCGCTCCTTATGGATATCAGAACGGGACACAAGTCGGGTTCCGCTATGCCGACGCGGCAAATGCGGCAACGAACAAGCAGGTTCTTATCGAGGGCGAGAATCTAGCTTACGACTTCGCTCACTATGGTTCGGATAAGGGGCACGGGATCTCGGGCACCATAGAATCGATCACATTCGGGACGCGCGAAACGCCTCAGCCTGCCGGGCCGACAGAATTGACCGGCGTCACGGCCGATTTGACGATTTCCGGATGGGACATCAGCTCGGAGCCTGGCGCCGGAAACAATGCGGCGAATCCCGTCTACAATCTCTACAATGCCGTGCGCAGGGCAGGGACGGACGCAGCGCATATCACCACCATCAACGCCGTTCTCGACAGCTACGCCCAGAACATCCTCGGTTCCGACTTCGCCGATACCTTCGTCGCAACCGTGAATGACGACACGGTTCTTGGCGGCGGCGGCAACGACATGATCGACGGCGGCGACGGCAATGACTTCGCCGTGTTCTCCGGTCGCCGCTCGGACTACACCATCGTCGAGAATGGCGATGGCAGCTTCACGGTTACCGACAAGCGCACCGCGGATTCGGACGGTGCAGATACGGTCAGCCACGTCGAGAACTACCAGTTCTCGGATACAGCCATCACCTCCGGAAACCTCCTGGCTCAGCAGGGTGCCATCACCATCGACGCAAGCGGCGCCGACGGCATGGATTTCGAAGCCTTCATCCGTGGGGGATTCGTTGCTGGTGCGCCAGCTGGGACGAGGTTTGCTTTCGATAATTCTAGGGCATTCGAAGGCGAGGAAATGCTCCTGAGCTTCGGCACGAGCGCGACTTCGAAATATGTTCTCGCTCATGGTGACCTCGCATACAGCTTTATGCCTCATCACGTGGTTGGGGGAACGATTAATACTATCGAATACGGTGTGCGAGGGGCTGGTGCCTTCGACAGCAACGGATACTTCGTCGGTGGTAGCGCCCAGCTGAAGATAACTGGCCTCGACTTATTCAATACCAAGGTGGCGGGCACCACGACGCCTGAGGAAGTTGCCGAGATCAAAGCGAACGGCCCGGTGCACAACTTCGGTGACTTCAGCAGCCCGGCAGCGCTTGGCATATATGCCGATGCTCTCGACAAGTATGCCCAGAAGTTCATCGGGTCATCGAAGACCGACTTTTATGCCGGAACGATCTTTGCCGATACGATCAGCGGCGGTGGCGGTGACGACGTGTTCGGTGCCACCAAGGGCAACGACGCCATCGATGGCGGTAACGATTACGACCAGGTTGTCTTCAGCGGCGCGAGGGCCGATTATACGGTCACGCGGCTGGCTGATGGCAGCTACACCGTTGCCCTGAATGACGGCAGCGGAACGACGACCCTCAAGAATGTCGAGGCGGCAACGTTCTCGGATGTAACGCTCGATACTGTCCGCAACGTCGAACTTCCGGGAACTCCTCCGAAGAACGTCGCTCTTTCCAAGGATTCGGCTCTGGAGAGCGCTCAGGCAGGCGAGACTATCGCCAACTTCTCGGCGACCGATGTAGAAGGCAAGGCTCTCGAATTCAGTCTCGCGAGCGACGCCGGTGGTCTCTTCGAGATCGTTGGCACGGCGCTGAAGGTCAAGGGCAAGCTGGATTACGAGACCGAGAAGAGCCATAAGATCAGGGTCAAGGTCAGCGACGCCGACGGTCATATCGTCTTCAAGGAATTCTCGATTGCCGTCGGCAACGTCGACGAGGGACCAGAGAACGTCTCGATCTCGAAATCCATCATCTCCGAGACTGCCGAGGTCGGAACCCGTGTCGGCGTGCTATCCGCTGCCGATCCGGAGGGCGGTACCGTCACCTACAAGCTCACGGGTAATCCGGGAGGCTACTTCAAGCTCACCGACGGCAAGCTCACCCTGGCCAAGGCGCTCGACTACGAGAAGAACCAGAGTCACACGATCACGGTCCTCGCCACGGATTCCACCGGCCAGACGACATCACAGAAGATTACCATCGCTGTCGGCGATGTGGTGGAGTCGAAATCCGGCACCGACCGCAACGATACGCTTACCGGCAACATCGGCCGGGACAAGCTGTCCGGCGGGGCTGGTGCCGACAGGCTCGCCGGCAATGGCGGCAACGATTACCTCTACGGCGGTAGCGGCAACGACAAGCTGACCGGCGGTGTGGGGGCCGACGATCTGTGGGGCGGCTCGGGTGCCGACACCTTCATCTTCAAGTCGATCAAGGAGACGACGGTCTCGGGCGTCGGCCGCGACACGATCTTCGACTTCTCGACGCGGCAGAAGGACAAGATCGACCTCTCCGCCATCGATGCCAACACCACGAAGGGTGGAAACCAGGCGTTCTCGTTCATCGGGACGAAGGCGTTCGGCGGCAAGGCCGGCGAGCTGCGCTACGAGAAGGCGAAGAGCGACACCTACATCCATGGCGACGTGAACGGCGACAAGATCGCGGATTTCACGATCCATCTCGACGATCGCGTCTCGCTCTCGAAGGGCTACTTCATCCTCTGA
- a CDS encoding NAD(P)/FAD-dependent oxidoreductase has product MRIAIVGAGIVGLAAAHALLERGHQVTLIDPGGLQGRPTDGNAGWIAHTDIMPLALPKVWRNLPQWLMDPLGPLTIRPRYLPSLAPWLIRFVLASSPARIKTSMAAIRAINAQALPSWQALLSSLGLSGHLHEKGILSVWRKHSAFAQTLDMFDRQRDFGITVDVLEPRDLAALEPALHNVEAGVLYPDACHVSDPAVLASDLQRLAIERGAQLVPGRVLAIRPESDGIHLRLDGHVDDTVADRVVIAAGIWSRRLAKGLGDSIPLDTERGYNATYPHGSFGLNRPIMFEGEGFVTSPLATGDRVGGAVEFGGIDAPPNHERTAAMIARLKRFLPHFDAGQPARRWMGFRPSVPDSLPVIGHSGRDSRVVYAFGHGHHGLTQAAVTARLVADLIDGKPGEMDMKPYSPQRF; this is encoded by the coding sequence ATGCGGATCGCGATTGTCGGAGCAGGAATCGTAGGCCTTGCGGCTGCCCATGCCCTCCTCGAACGAGGGCATCAGGTCACGCTCATCGATCCCGGCGGCCTGCAAGGGCGGCCCACGGACGGCAATGCCGGCTGGATCGCGCATACCGACATCATGCCGCTGGCCTTGCCGAAGGTCTGGAGAAATCTTCCGCAATGGCTGATGGATCCTCTCGGGCCGCTGACCATCAGACCGCGTTATCTGCCATCGCTGGCACCATGGCTCATCCGCTTCGTGCTGGCATCGTCGCCGGCACGCATCAAGACGAGCATGGCGGCCATCCGCGCCATCAATGCGCAGGCGCTGCCCTCCTGGCAGGCGCTTCTCTCCTCTCTCGGTTTGAGCGGTCATCTGCACGAGAAGGGAATTTTGTCGGTCTGGCGAAAGCACAGTGCCTTCGCGCAAACGCTCGACATGTTTGACCGGCAGCGCGATTTCGGGATCACGGTGGATGTCCTGGAGCCCCGCGATCTCGCGGCGCTGGAACCTGCTCTCCATAATGTCGAAGCAGGCGTGCTCTATCCGGACGCCTGTCATGTCTCCGACCCGGCTGTCCTGGCCTCGGATCTGCAAAGGCTTGCAATCGAACGTGGCGCGCAACTCGTGCCTGGACGCGTTCTGGCCATTCGGCCCGAAAGCGACGGCATCCACCTTCGCCTCGATGGGCATGTCGACGATACGGTTGCGGACAGGGTGGTGATCGCCGCCGGCATATGGTCGCGCAGGCTCGCGAAAGGTCTCGGCGACAGCATCCCTCTCGATACCGAACGCGGCTACAATGCCACCTATCCGCACGGCTCGTTCGGCCTCAATCGCCCGATCATGTTCGAAGGTGAAGGCTTCGTGACGTCACCTCTCGCGACCGGAGACAGGGTCGGCGGCGCCGTCGAATTCGGCGGTATCGACGCCCCGCCCAATCATGAGCGGACCGCCGCCATGATCGCACGGCTCAAGCGCTTCCTTCCGCATTTCGACGCCGGGCAGCCCGCCAGGCGCTGGATGGGCTTTCGTCCCTCGGTGCCGGATTCGCTGCCGGTGATCGGGCATTCCGGAAGGGATTCCCGCGTCGTCTATGCCTTCGGCCACGGCCATCATGGATTGACGCAGGCCGCCGTGACAGCGCGCCTCGTGGCGGATCTGATCGATGGAAAGCCAGGCGAGATGGACATGAAGCCGTATTCGCCGCAACGCTTCTGA